A region from the Campylobacter blaseri genome encodes:
- a CDS encoding polyprenyl synthetase family protein: MSILEKFEIFLKDNYIECKSFHPYFEEALNYMLRSGGKHFRAQLLLGVVEELNPSYFDNALRVALALEMIHTYSLIHDDLPIMDNADLRRGNVTTHKKFDEVTALLVGDALNTRAFYEITQANLDSDIKLKCIESLSFSAGCNGMVLGQAIDCFFEDKKLDIEEITFIHNNKTGALIASSLQMGAIISKLSDKKVKEIYDIGIKLGLAFQIQDDIIDATNTQEEAGKPTNNDKSKNSFTNLIGVEKSIKIKNQLIEEISKDIQSSEPQLVKMIENLTKKYLKG; this comes from the coding sequence GTGTCTATATTAGAAAAATTTGAAATTTTCTTAAAAGATAACTATATAGAGTGCAAAAGTTTTCACCCATATTTTGAAGAAGCTTTAAACTATATGTTAAGAAGTGGTGGAAAGCATTTTAGAGCTCAGCTTCTTTTAGGTGTAGTTGAAGAGCTAAATCCATCTTATTTTGATAATGCATTAAGAGTAGCTTTAGCACTTGAAATGATACATACATACTCTTTAATACATGATGATCTTCCTATTATGGATAATGCCGATTTAAGAAGAGGAAATGTAACAACGCATAAAAAATTTGATGAGGTTACAGCGCTTTTAGTAGGAGATGCTTTAAATACTAGAGCATTTTATGAGATAACACAAGCAAATTTAGACAGTGATATAAAATTAAAATGTATTGAGTCTTTATCTTTTAGTGCAGGTTGCAATGGTATGGTTTTAGGTCAAGCAATTGACTGTTTTTTTGAGGATAAAAAGCTAGATATTGAAGAGATTACCTTTATACATAACAACAAAACAGGCGCACTAATAGCTTCTAGTTTGCAAATGGGTGCAATCATTTCAAAACTCAGCGATAAAAAAGTAAAAGAAATTTATGATATAGGTATAAAGTTAGGACTTGCTTTTCAAATTCAAGATGATATTATAGATGCTACAAATACTCAAGAAGAAGCAGGTAAGCCAACAAATAATGATAAAAGTAAAAATTCATTTACAAATTTAATAGGCGTAGAAAAATCTATAAAGATTAAAAACCAATTAATAGAAGAGATATCTAAAGATATTCAAAGTTCTGAACCGCAACTAGTAAAAATGATAGAAAATTTAACAAAAAAATATTTAAAAGGGTAA